A region from the Aegilops tauschii subsp. strangulata cultivar AL8/78 chromosome 5, Aet v6.0, whole genome shotgun sequence genome encodes:
- the LOC109735924 gene encoding putative cysteine-rich receptor-like protein kinase 20, translated as MEEACTGFTRFDFCQIMDATDNFSEKVIVGWGGFGRVYKGQLPGGLNVAIKRADEYAAMLDVNSELQLAKLRHANVIRLLGWCIHEKERILVYEYMQNGSLIITYVIADFGSARALSSDVAEERTSRVMGTSGYKAPEYASRGVHSMKTDVFSFGVLVLVIISGRKNTILDKRGDTVDYFPSFALQFSHVNLVEKLVQAWRMWKDQKLHELVDPLLGDGYEVSEITKCAQVALLCAQEDPTDRPTMTDVAAMLNSESISLPMEPKQPAALIHGLQLDKQQLQSSELRSVAAHTTNTSGSPNKRCSGLKKDLDAPEYLHTNTSGTLN; from the exons ATGGAAGAGGCTTGCACGGGATTCACAAGGTTCGATTTCTGTCAGATCATGGATGCTACAGACAATTTCTCAGAAAAGGTGATAGTTGGATGGGGAGGATTTGGGAGGGTGTATAAG GGCCAATTGCCTGGTGGACTTAATGTTGCTATCAAAAGAGCTGATGAGTATGCAGCAATGCTTGATGTCAACAGTGAACTGCAGCTTGCAAAGCTTCGGCATGCCAATGTGATTAGGTTATTGGGGTGGTGCATCCATGAGAAAGAAAGGATTCTAGTGTATGAGTACATGCAAAATGGTTCCTTGATCATTACATATGTG ATTGCTGATTTTGGATCAGCTAGAGCTCTGAGTTCAGATGTAGCAGAAGAGCGCACGAGTAGGGTCATGGGAACGAG TGGTTACAAAGCTCCGGAGTATGCATCTCGAGGAGTTCACTCAATGAAGACAGATGTGTTCAGCTTTGGCGTTTTGGTTCTGGTGATTATTAGTGGCCGAAAGAATACCATACTCGACAAGCGAGGGGATACTGTTG ATTATTTTCCTTCTTTCGCGCTGCAATTCTCTCATGTCAATCTTGTTGAAAAACTTGTTCAAGCTTGGCGTATGTGGAAGGACCAAAAGTTGCATGAGCTTGTGGATCCATTGTTAGGGGATGGATATGAAGTCTCTGAGATAACGAAATGTGCTCAGGTGGCACTACTTTGTGCTCAGGAAGATCCAACAGATCGGCCCACCATGACAGATGTTGCTGCAATGCTGAACTCTGAAAGTATAAGCTTACCAATGGAGCCTAAGCAGCCCGCTGCGCTGATCCATGG ACTTCAACTTGACAAGCAGCAACTACAGAGCTCAGAGTTAAGATCTGTAGCTGCACACACTACAAATACATCAGGATCTCCAAATAAGCGCTGTTCTGGATTGAAAAAAGACCTTGATGCGCCTGAATATCTCCATACAAACACATCAGGaactctgaactga